From the Patagioenas fasciata isolate bPatFas1 chromosome Z, bPatFas1.hap1, whole genome shotgun sequence genome, one window contains:
- the TMEM271 gene encoding transmembrane protein 271 has product MKWSVRGACAALSSCLLLACALSAAAVGLKCFSLGSELKGEPFRLGTAAGAFYSGLLLAAGLSLLAAALLCCHPPDETPATPAPASDPSAASAVAPAGDLDPTGGGPRAGDVPAVPLESVEQALPGGRQNFLLLGVLVFMLGVLSAFAGAVIDGDTVSLVERKYSHYCLLQSGGAARPRSSAAVPDGSAAALRCQKLRDYQQGLVLSTVFNALECLLGLLNLLLVKNYKASQQRGRRRRRRRAAPTATAAAGGRRRRRRGGSGGRRAPRHSQGSFFSGGEAELSPGDCPFQAVSYINVGVFHVLDEAGVEVHCGGHPSVELPGYSPMDPELNASYPYCYPLPSEQPPAYEEIYPGEHCAHGT; this is encoded by the coding sequence aTGAAGTGGAGCGTGCGGGGAGCCTGCGCCGCGCtctccagctgcctcctgctcGCCTGCGCCCTCAGCGCCGCCGCCGTGGGCCTCAAGTGCTTCTCGCTGGGCTCCGAGCTCAAGGGCGAGCCCTTTCGCCTGGGCACCGCCGCCGGCGCCTTCTACTCGGGACTGCTGCTGGCCGCCGGCCTCTCGCTGCTCGCCGCCGCCCTGCTTTGCTGCCACCCGCCCGACGAAACGCCCGCGACGCCGGCTCCGGCTTCCGACCCATCGGCGGCCTCAGCCGTAGCCCCGGCCGGGGACTTGGACCCGACGGGTGGCGGCCCCCGCGCGGGGGACGTGCCGGCCGTCCCGTTAGAGTCGGTGGAGCAGGCGCTGCCCGGGGGGCGGCAGAACTTCCTgctgctgggggtgctggtgttCATGCTGGGCGTGCTGAGCGCCTTCGCCGGCGCCGTCATCGACGGCGACACCGTGTCGCTTGTGGAGAGGAAGTACTCGCACTACTGCCTGCTGCAGTCCGGCGGCGCGGCCCGCCCGCGGAGCAGCGCCGCAGTCCCCGACGGTTCCGCCGCGGCGCTCCGCTGCCAGAAGCTGCGGGACTACCAGCAAGGCTTGGTGCTCTCCACCGTCTTCAACGCACTTGAGTGCCTCCTGGGCCTGCTCAACCTGCTCCTCGTAAAGAACTACAAGGCCTCGCAGCAGCGCGGCCGGCGGCGCCGGCGCCGGCGAGCGGCCCCGACGGCCACGGCGGCAGCGGGCGGGCGCCGGCGGCGCCGACGGGGCGGGAGCGGTGGGCGGCGGGCGCCGCGCCACAGCCAGGGCTCCTTCTTCTCCGGCGGCGAAGCCGAGCTCAGCCCCGGTGATTGCCCCTTCCAGGCCGTCTCCTACATCAACGTGGGCGTTTTCCACGTCCTCGACGAGGCCGGCGTGGAGGTGCACTGCGGTGGTCATCCCTCAGTCGAGCTGCCAGGCTACTCGCCTATGGACCCCGAGCTCAACGCCTCCTACCCCTACTGCTACCCGCTGCCCAGCGAGCAGCCCCCCGCATACGAGGAGATCTACCCTGGCGAGCACTGCGCTCACGGCACCTAG